A DNA window from Niabella yanshanensis contains the following coding sequences:
- a CDS encoding thermonuclease family protein, whose product MKGSWYISCLQIASFFTSLLLDCAHSEEKLYENIYTDTAAPFIHSSVASSPHKVIGIKDGDTFVVLINGKEQVVRLAHIDCPEKKQPFGAKAKEFVSQQSFGMQVSLVHGYKYDRNRRLIAEVILADGRNLNKELVKNGLAWHFKKYSDDTTYAVLENKARKARVGVWGDHNPIAPWEWRRSKHTANTAR is encoded by the coding sequence ATGAAGGGAAGCTGGTATATAAGCTGTTTGCAAATTGCTTCTTTTTTTACGAGCCTTTTGTTAGATTGTGCACATTCGGAAGAAAAGTTGTATGAAAATATTTATACGGATACCGCTGCTCCCTTTATCCATAGTTCCGTTGCTTCCTCACCGCACAAAGTAATCGGCATAAAAGATGGCGATACTTTCGTCGTGCTGATTAACGGAAAAGAGCAGGTGGTAAGGCTGGCGCATATCGACTGCCCTGAGAAAAAGCAACCTTTTGGCGCAAAGGCAAAGGAATTTGTTTCGCAACAGTCTTTTGGAATGCAGGTGTCGCTGGTGCACGGTTATAAATATGATCGTAACCGGAGACTGATTGCGGAAGTTATTTTAGCCGATGGCCGGAACTTAAATAAGGAGCTGGTGAAAAACGGGCTGGCCTGGCATTTTAAAAAATACTCTGATGATACTACCTATGCTGTGCTGGAAAATAAAGCCCGTAAGGCGAGGGTAGGTGTTTGGGGTGACCACAATCCCATAGCACCCTGGGAATGGCGACGATCAAAGCACACAGCTAATACTGCCCGTTAA
- a CDS encoding type I restriction endonuclease, translating into MENDLKLKLEQLHQRVDALKDQINTEEATKNAFVMPFIQIIGYDIFNPTEVIPEFISDIGTKKGEKIDYVIKKDGEPILIIECKHWKEKADAHNSQLHRYFHVSKSRFGVLTNGHVYNFYADLERPNIMDDKPFFTLDIANLKESNLKILENFTKQGYNLDSILDSAEALKYIKAIRSEFEKELQEPSDELVKLLVNRFFEKPLTASRLSTFREYARRAISNSINESISYRLKNALSMNDKIPSQQQEETILPIDENIETVKAITTEEEVEGSQIVKAILREVVPSARIAFRDTQSYFGVLLDDNNRKPLARLHFNFSKKYLELFHNGKDNGEKKLLESLDDIYKYRKELLATVEKYQQNYLVTESSNTVS; encoded by the coding sequence ATGGAAAATGATCTAAAGCTTAAACTGGAACAACTGCATCAGCGAGTAGATGCACTCAAAGACCAGATCAATACCGAGGAAGCTACCAAGAACGCTTTTGTGATGCCCTTTATACAAATTATAGGGTACGATATCTTTAATCCTACCGAAGTAATCCCGGAATTTATCTCCGATATTGGCACCAAAAAAGGGGAGAAGATCGACTATGTCATCAAAAAAGATGGTGAGCCCATATTGATAATTGAATGTAAACATTGGAAAGAGAAGGCCGATGCGCACAACTCTCAGCTGCACCGGTACTTTCATGTTTCGAAATCCCGTTTCGGTGTTTTAACCAACGGACATGTCTATAATTTTTATGCCGACCTGGAGCGTCCCAATATTATGGACGATAAACCATTTTTTACACTGGATATTGCCAATCTGAAAGAATCTAACCTGAAGATCCTGGAGAATTTTACAAAACAGGGCTATAATCTGGATAGTATCCTCGATTCTGCCGAGGCCTTAAAGTATATTAAAGCTATTCGTAGTGAATTTGAAAAAGAATTACAGGAGCCCTCTGATGAGCTGGTAAAACTTCTGGTTAATCGCTTTTTTGAAAAGCCATTAACAGCGTCGCGGCTGAGCACTTTTAGAGAATATGCGCGGAGGGCCATATCCAATTCCATTAATGAATCCATCAGCTACCGGCTAAAAAATGCCCTCAGTATGAATGATAAGATTCCCTCCCAGCAGCAAGAAGAGACTATATTACCAATTGATGAAAATATTGAAACTGTAAAGGCGATTACCACGGAAGAAGAGGTAGAAGGCTCGCAGATTGTAAAAGCTATTTTAAGAGAGGTAGTGCCTTCAGCCCGTATTGCGTTCAGAGATACCCAATCTTATTTCGGAGTATTGCTGGATGATAATAACCGTAAGCCCCTGGCACGGCTACATTTTAATTTTTCTAAAAAATACCTGGAACTGTTTCATAATGGTAAAGACAATGGTGAGAAAAAACTACTGGAATCATTGGATGATATCTATAAATACAGGAAGGAACTTTTAGCTACTGTTGAAAAGTATCAACAAAATTACCTTGTAACAGAATCCTCTAATACTGTATCATGA
- the xth gene encoding exodeoxyribonuclease III, producing MKIATFNINGINGRLPVLLKWLKLASPDVVCLQELKAPQEKFPEAALQKAGYHALWLGQKSWNGVAIMSKQPMQELRQGLPGDRTDTHSRYLEVITYEKVIACIYLPNGNPYPGPKFDYKLAWFKRLIRHAKKLHAMELPVILAGDYNVMPTELDVYKPEKYLENALFRKEIRAAYQTLLKQGWTDALRHLYPDEAIYTFWDYLRHAWERNAGLRLDHFLLSPIVAANLQSGGVDKKVRGWEKASDHAPAWIEVLD from the coding sequence ATGAAGATCGCAACCTTTAATATCAATGGTATTAACGGCCGGCTGCCGGTATTATTGAAATGGCTTAAACTGGCTTCGCCGGATGTGGTATGCCTGCAGGAGCTGAAAGCGCCGCAGGAGAAGTTCCCCGAGGCAGCCCTCCAAAAAGCAGGCTACCATGCCCTGTGGCTGGGACAAAAATCGTGGAATGGGGTAGCCATCATGTCTAAACAACCCATGCAGGAGCTGCGTCAGGGACTTCCGGGGGACCGTACGGATACGCATAGTCGCTACCTGGAAGTGATTACTTATGAAAAAGTAATTGCCTGCATCTACCTGCCCAATGGCAACCCTTATCCCGGCCCAAAATTCGATTACAAGCTGGCCTGGTTTAAAAGGCTGATCCGCCATGCTAAAAAGTTGCATGCCATGGAACTACCTGTTATACTTGCCGGCGACTATAATGTAATGCCCACCGAACTGGATGTATATAAGCCGGAGAAGTACCTGGAGAATGCCCTTTTCAGGAAAGAGATCCGTGCGGCTTATCAAACCCTGTTAAAGCAGGGCTGGACGGATGCGCTGCGCCACCTGTATCCTGATGAAGCGATCTATACTTTCTGGGATTACCTGCGCCATGCCTGGGAGCGCAATGCCGGCCTGCGTTTGGATCATTTTTTATTGAGCCCTATAGTAGCGGCCAACCTCCAGTCAGGCGGTGTGGACAAGAAAGTAAGGGGTTGGGAAAAGGCGAGCGATCATGCCCCAGCCTGGATTGAAGTTTTAGATTAA
- a CDS encoding winged helix DNA-binding domain-containing protein has translation MKKGDLLQLRLQNQGLLSPRFEKPQDAVAHLGAMQAQDFNMATWAAGLRLKNPGRAAVESAIHSGQLIRTHILRPTWHLVHSKDIRWMMQLSAPYVKKATQFVDKKEGLNDELFKKCRKIIERLLNQADQITKEDILLALSKQRITISSLLTTQIIIRAELEMVLCNGAAKNTYVLFDQRIPPAAALSKTESIVQLAQRYFQSRGPATVKDFAWWSGLGIHEAKTGIAELGPQLEQFIFNDLKYYYLGVEGKTPSTKAVTLLPCYDEYTVGYAEGRAIALPPGLDSAIIGNGIFKPVVLYGNEIVGTWQKNRKTGLAEVQLLDETKAVPPKKLEEGIAAFNRFYQAGIRSK, from the coding sequence ATGAAAAAAGGAGACCTTTTACAATTACGTTTGCAGAACCAGGGTTTATTATCCCCCCGTTTCGAAAAACCACAGGATGCCGTAGCTCATTTGGGAGCCATGCAGGCGCAGGACTTTAATATGGCCACCTGGGCAGCAGGCCTTCGGCTCAAAAACCCCGGCCGGGCTGCTGTTGAAAGCGCCATCCATTCGGGGCAACTGATCAGAACCCATATTTTGCGCCCCACCTGGCACCTGGTGCACTCCAAAGATATACGGTGGATGATGCAGCTTTCTGCACCCTATGTAAAAAAAGCAACACAGTTTGTTGATAAAAAAGAAGGCCTGAACGATGAGCTATTTAAAAAGTGCCGGAAAATCATAGAGCGCCTGCTCAACCAGGCAGATCAAATTACGAAGGAGGATATCCTGTTGGCTTTATCAAAGCAGCGTATAACTATTAGTTCTTTATTGACCACACAAATTATTATCCGGGCAGAGCTGGAAATGGTGTTATGCAATGGAGCCGCTAAAAACACTTATGTCCTTTTTGACCAGCGAATACCGCCGGCTGCAGCCCTCTCTAAAACGGAATCTATCGTTCAACTGGCGCAGCGCTACTTTCAGTCCCGCGGGCCTGCAACGGTAAAAGATTTTGCCTGGTGGAGCGGACTGGGCATCCATGAAGCCAAAACAGGAATAGCAGAACTGGGACCCCAGCTGGAGCAATTTATATTTAATGATCTGAAGTATTACTACCTGGGTGTTGAAGGTAAAACTCCCTCCACGAAAGCTGTTACATTACTGCCCTGCTATGATGAATATACCGTGGGGTACGCTGAAGGAAGGGCTATTGCTTTACCCCCGGGTTTGGATAGCGCCATTATCGGGAACGGTATTTTTAAACCCGTCGTTTTATATGGCAATGAAATAGTGGGTACCTGGCAAAAGAACCGGAAAACAGGGCTGGCCGAAGTGCAGTTACTGGATGAAACCAAAGCAGTTCCCCCGAAAAAGCTGGAGGAGGGCATAGCAGCGTTTAACCGGTTTTACCAGGCAGGCATTCGGAGCAAATAA
- a CDS encoding cation:proton antiporter: MNAFLISLCQVCLVILALIFLLRKVKQPYIVAYMLAGVLLGPQLSGTIVNTREIEAIGEIGILLLMFFLGMEVEVPDRRSQLARPVTMQLIKIILSVLFAVLAGRLAHWSIVHTLLIALLFIFNSTAVVAEYLRKNGELSAPLGKTILNMLVFQDVLLAPAIILLQFLGNSRVTWSNLVLPVTISLLVFLLFRSMRNRHNVQLPLPVSELQRDHDLQVFAGLFICTGFGVAAELAGMSSALGSFIAGIIIGKMKAFRWLEKSLLPFKVFFTALFFLSIGLRLDVEYIASNYATVLFATLLLLVSNSILSALTFRALKYQWKESFYGGALLSQTGEFGILVLSLAYKAGVIDYRFFKSGIAITALSLLVSTLWISVSRRFFYHPLLHRQIREG, encoded by the coding sequence ATGAATGCCTTTTTGATTTCCTTATGCCAGGTATGCCTGGTTATACTGGCTTTAATATTTTTATTGCGAAAGGTTAAACAGCCTTATATAGTAGCCTATATGCTGGCCGGTGTACTGCTGGGCCCACAGCTGTCAGGTACTATTGTTAACACCAGAGAAATTGAAGCCATTGGCGAAATTGGCATTTTGTTGCTTATGTTTTTCCTGGGCATGGAGGTAGAAGTGCCCGACAGACGTAGCCAGCTGGCCAGGCCCGTCACAATGCAGTTGATCAAAATCATACTTTCCGTTCTTTTTGCTGTTTTGGCCGGCAGGCTGGCTCACTGGTCGATAGTGCATACTCTCCTTATTGCCCTGTTGTTTATTTTTAATAGTACGGCAGTGGTTGCGGAGTACCTGCGTAAAAACGGGGAACTGTCCGCCCCTTTAGGAAAAACGATCCTGAATATGCTGGTGTTCCAGGATGTACTGCTGGCGCCGGCCATCATCCTGCTTCAATTTTTGGGCAATAGCAGGGTTACGTGGAGCAACCTGGTACTGCCTGTTACGATATCGCTGTTGGTGTTCCTGCTATTCCGTTCTATGCGTAACCGGCACAACGTTCAGCTTCCCCTGCCTGTTTCGGAACTACAACGCGATCACGACCTGCAGGTGTTCGCAGGACTATTCATCTGCACCGGCTTTGGCGTAGCCGCCGAGCTCGCAGGCATGAGCAGTGCCCTGGGCAGCTTTATTGCCGGTATTATTATCGGTAAAATGAAAGCCTTTAGATGGCTCGAAAAATCGCTGCTTCCTTTTAAGGTGTTTTTTACTGCTTTGTTTTTTCTTTCCATAGGGTTGCGCCTCGATGTTGAGTATATAGCTTCGAACTATGCAACTGTACTTTTTGCCACCCTGCTACTGCTGGTTAGTAACAGCATTTTATCGGCTTTGACTTTCAGGGCGCTCAAGTATCAATGGAAAGAAAGCTTTTATGGCGGAGCTCTTCTTTCACAAACAGGTGAGTTCGGCATCCTGGTACTGTCGCTTGCTTATAAAGCAGGAGTAATCGACTATCGCTTTTTTAAATCAGGTATTGCTATTACCGCCTTATCCCTGCTGGTTTCTACTTTATGGATATCGGTTTCCAGGAGATTCTTTTATCATCCCCTGTTGCATCGACAAATCCGGGAAGGGTAA
- a CDS encoding Hsp20/alpha crystallin family protein, whose protein sequence is MSLIKRNGNFPSFPTLFDDLFSRELFNWNNSNFSSTSTTVPSVNIRETDNSFEVEMAAPGMEKKDFHISLEGNTLTIASQKQSKQEKDEEGYSRKEFSYQSFQRSFELPKDVVDEEKISARYENGLLHLTIPKKEAAKKKAPRLIEIG, encoded by the coding sequence ATGTCACTCATCAAAAGGAATGGAAATTTCCCCTCATTCCCCACGTTGTTCGACGACTTATTTAGCCGCGAACTTTTTAACTGGAACAACAGTAATTTTTCATCTACCAGCACTACGGTGCCTTCGGTAAACATCAGGGAAACTGATAACAGTTTCGAAGTGGAAATGGCAGCTCCTGGTATGGAGAAAAAAGATTTTCATATTTCGCTTGAAGGCAATACCCTTACCATTGCCTCTCAGAAACAAAGCAAACAGGAGAAGGACGAAGAAGGTTATAGCCGAAAAGAGTTCAGCTATCAGTCTTTTCAAAGAAGCTTTGAGTTACCAAAAGATGTGGTAGATGAGGAGAAAATTTCGGCCCGCTACGAGAATGGCCTGCTTCATTTAACCATACCTAAAAAAGAAGCCGCCAAAAAGAAAGCGCCACGGCTTATTGAAATTGGTTAA
- a CDS encoding COG1470 family protein, translated as MLTESLFTRTSALRLSLVVVIYFLCYSLWAQQASPGADGKNSFTARLMNIEAPTNETFRYTATLHNGSPVSRVYELKTDLPAGWQIAYRVEGSLVRSLNLDSGKSQDISIEVNAATAAKPDKYRLPVKAVSEADTLLLNLEAVVKGSYALELTTPTGRLSEEITSGSSGDLQLVVKNSGSLPLNELELSGQLPPQWESTFEPAKIQQLEPGKTATITVRIKVPDKTIAGDYAGTLSVKNTNSTAQANFRLVVTTSLLSGWIGVLVILAAIALVYYLVRKYGRR; from the coding sequence ATGTTAACAGAATCTTTATTTACTCGTACCAGCGCATTGCGGCTGTCTCTTGTTGTTGTTATTTATTTTTTATGTTATTCATTGTGGGCCCAGCAGGCCTCACCGGGAGCCGATGGTAAGAATAGTTTTACTGCCCGGTTAATGAATATTGAAGCGCCTACCAACGAAACCTTCCGTTATACGGCTACCCTGCACAACGGATCCCCGGTTTCCCGGGTTTATGAATTAAAAACAGATCTGCCGGCCGGATGGCAGATTGCTTACCGGGTAGAGGGTAGCCTGGTTCGGTCCCTAAACCTGGACAGCGGAAAGTCTCAGGACATTTCAATAGAGGTAAATGCTGCGACCGCTGCAAAACCTGATAAATACCGGCTGCCTGTAAAAGCGGTTTCGGAAGCGGATACCCTGCTCCTGAACCTGGAGGCGGTGGTAAAGGGCTCCTATGCGCTTGAACTCACCACACCTACAGGGCGTTTAAGTGAAGAGATCACTTCCGGCAGTAGCGGGGACCTTCAGCTCGTCGTAAAAAATTCAGGCAGTTTGCCGCTCAATGAATTGGAGCTCTCGGGGCAGCTACCTCCGCAATGGGAGTCAACTTTTGAACCGGCCAAAATACAGCAACTCGAGCCCGGCAAAACTGCTACCATAACCGTTAGGATTAAAGTACCTGATAAAACGATAGCCGGAGATTATGCCGGCACCCTCAGCGTTAAGAACACGAACAGCACTGCCCAGGCAAACTTCCGGCTGGTGGTAACCACCTCCCTTCTTTCGGGCTGGATAGGCGTATTAGTTATCCTGGCGGCTATAGCCCTCGTTTATTACCTGGTACGTAAATACGGGAGAAGGTAG
- a CDS encoding ABC transporter ATP-binding protein, whose protein sequence is MDPIIQLKGLTKCYGTLKAVDELNLDIQKGEVFGLLGPNGAGKTTTILMMLGLSEPTAGSAWVSGINATSRPIEVKRKLGYMPDSVGFYDNMTALENLVYLGRLNGLPEQEVKSHAEEMMQVVGLSAHLHQKTSTYSRGMKQRLGLADVLIKKPEVIILDEPTLGIDPAGVKDFLNLIKELSVRHGLTVLLSSHHLHQVQQVCDRVGIFVKGKLLAEGSIHALSGNLFNRDGYTTAITLGTAPLEPLPLDNEPGPWEAIKKTELVGDTIYFSCSNDITARLVKLYVEKGFDVTGVQRKEYGLEDIYQKYFENNSIEETANEKSEHVIKKSFFRKRKAW, encoded by the coding sequence ATGGATCCTATTATACAGCTAAAGGGATTAACCAAGTGCTATGGTACCCTTAAGGCAGTTGATGAACTAAACCTCGATATTCAAAAAGGGGAGGTATTTGGCCTCCTGGGCCCCAATGGAGCCGGTAAAACAACAACGATACTGATGATGCTGGGCCTTAGCGAACCTACGGCAGGCAGTGCCTGGGTATCCGGGATCAATGCTACGTCGCGCCCTATTGAAGTAAAAAGAAAACTGGGCTATATGCCGGATAGTGTAGGGTTTTACGATAATATGACAGCCCTTGAAAACCTGGTGTACCTGGGACGCTTAAACGGCTTACCGGAACAGGAGGTAAAAAGCCATGCAGAAGAGATGATGCAGGTAGTGGGCCTCTCCGCTCACCTGCATCAAAAAACATCAACCTACTCGCGGGGGATGAAGCAACGCCTGGGCCTGGCTGATGTGCTTATAAAAAAACCGGAAGTAATTATACTGGATGAGCCTACACTGGGCATTGACCCTGCCGGTGTTAAAGATTTCTTGAATTTGATCAAAGAACTGAGTGTTCGGCACGGACTTACGGTCTTGCTTTCTTCTCATCACTTGCACCAGGTACAGCAGGTATGCGACCGGGTGGGCATTTTTGTAAAAGGGAAGCTTCTTGCTGAAGGAAGTATTCACGCATTGTCGGGCAACCTGTTTAACCGGGACGGTTATACTACGGCTATTACATTAGGGACAGCGCCCCTGGAACCGCTGCCATTGGATAATGAGCCCGGGCCCTGGGAGGCGATCAAAAAAACGGAACTGGTTGGAGATACTATTTATTTTTCATGCAGCAATGATATCACCGCCCGCCTTGTAAAACTGTATGTTGAAAAAGGTTTTGACGTTACAGGGGTACAGCGTAAGGAATATGGCCTGGAAGACATCTACCAGAAATATTTTGAAAATAATTCAATAGAAGAAACAGCAAATGAAAAGTCAGAGCATGTTATCAAAAAGTCTTTCTTTAGAAAGCGTAAAGCCTGGTAA
- a CDS encoding ABC transporter permease — MLSKSLSLESVKPGNTAGHKAHSPFWVIVSKEMADHIRSWRFIVLFLLIVLTFLASMYVSLGNLKQAVGNTTDPDHIFLYLKLLTATQNSMPPFHVFLSFLGPLLGISLGFDAVNAEKNNGTLIRLMAQPVYRDNLLLAKFVSTLIIVSTLFIALVLLMIGGGLLITGVRMEPQELLRILVFVAISILYVGFWLSLSILLSIGLKQAATSALTAIGIWLFFTVFYQVLVNLVVRTVLPDPDFLSSQQIARYNELILTLLRVSPSQLYTDATTTLLMPSVRSLGPVTMEQMAGAIPAPLPFRESLMIVWPQVSGLVASTVVCFAIGYYIFMRREIRS; from the coding sequence ATGTTATCAAAAAGTCTTTCTTTAGAAAGCGTAAAGCCTGGTAATACTGCCGGGCACAAAGCTCATAGTCCCTTTTGGGTAATCGTAAGCAAGGAAATGGCTGATCACATACGCAGCTGGCGTTTTATAGTATTGTTCCTGCTTATTGTGCTCACCTTCCTGGCATCGATGTATGTATCGCTGGGCAATCTGAAACAGGCGGTGGGTAATACTACTGATCCGGATCATATTTTTTTATATCTTAAGCTATTGACGGCAACCCAAAACTCCATGCCGCCCTTTCATGTTTTTCTCAGCTTTCTCGGACCCCTCCTGGGGATCAGCCTGGGTTTTGATGCTGTCAACGCTGAAAAAAACAACGGAACATTGATCAGGCTGATGGCGCAGCCGGTTTACAGGGACAACCTTTTGCTGGCCAAATTTGTAAGCACGCTCATTATTGTAAGTACTCTTTTTATTGCGTTGGTATTGCTGATGATAGGGGGAGGGCTTTTGATAACAGGTGTAAGGATGGAGCCGCAGGAATTGCTGAGAATACTGGTATTCGTTGCGATCAGTATTTTATATGTTGGTTTCTGGTTAAGCCTTTCTATACTATTGTCTATCGGCCTGAAGCAGGCGGCTACCTCAGCCCTGACGGCTATTGGTATCTGGCTTTTTTTTACAGTGTTTTACCAGGTCCTGGTTAACCTGGTAGTGCGCACCGTGTTACCGGACCCTGATTTTCTGTCATCCCAACAAATTGCCCGTTACAACGAGCTTATTTTAACGCTGCTGCGTGTATCGCCCAGCCAGCTTTATACCGATGCTACCACCACTTTATTAATGCCCTCTGTACGTAGCCTCGGGCCGGTAACCATGGAGCAAATGGCTGGTGCCATTCCTGCGCCCTTACCGTTCAGGGAAAGCCTGATGATTGTATGGCCGCAGGTAAGTGGTTTGGTGGCATCAACAGTGGTTTGCTTTGCAATAGGCTATTATATTTTTATGCGCCGTGAAATAAGAAGTTAG
- a CDS encoding SDR family oxidoreductase — MKILVIGGTGLIGSQVTSQLKKLGHEVIVGARSAGIDIITGEGLATAMTGTDVVIDLSNSVSPEEETAIRFFHTAGENLVAAEKMTGIKHHIVLSIVGIDRVLHIGYLRAKKAQEDLIKSSGLPYTIIRSTQFHEHITTIMAMQGAGNDIHVSTMDYQPIAVEDVVNYITRVALAPPQNGTVEIAGPEKGPMNEFVSRYLTLKNRAERVIPNDDNRYMSFIFPKTALVPEGHFIAGLVKFDAWAKN; from the coding sequence ATGAAAATTTTAGTAATCGGAGGAACGGGATTGATCGGGAGCCAGGTAACCAGTCAATTAAAAAAACTGGGACATGAGGTTATTGTTGGCGCACGCTCGGCAGGCATTGACATTATAACCGGCGAAGGGCTTGCAACAGCTATGACCGGCACCGATGTGGTGATCGATCTTTCTAACTCGGTTTCGCCGGAAGAAGAAACAGCCATTCGTTTTTTTCATACGGCCGGGGAAAACCTCGTTGCAGCGGAAAAGATGACAGGCATTAAACATCATATCGTACTATCCATTGTAGGCATCGACCGGGTTCTTCATATTGGGTATCTACGGGCCAAAAAAGCACAGGAGGACCTCATCAAGTCATCAGGCCTGCCCTACACCATTATCCGGTCTACACAGTTTCACGAGCATATTACCACCATTATGGCCATGCAGGGAGCAGGCAATGACATCCACGTATCCACGATGGATTATCAACCCATCGCAGTGGAAGATGTAGTTAACTATATCACCCGTGTAGCCCTGGCGCCTCCTCAAAATGGCACCGTTGAAATTGCAGGCCCCGAAAAAGGTCCCATGAACGAATTTGTGAGCCGGTATCTTACCCTCAAAAACCGCGCTGAGCGGGTGATACCCAATGATGACAACCGGTATATGTCTTTTATTTTCCCTAAAACTGCACTGGTGCCTGAGGGCCATTTTATTGCAGGGCTGGTTAAGTTTGATGCTTGGGCAAAAAACTAA
- a CDS encoding aminotransferase-like domain-containing protein: MTVQTLPFYTIIKINKSSSVPVFQQLANGVEQLIITGTIKPGYRLPSGREMARIMKLNRSTVVAAYGELNARGWIDIALRKGVRVVEQLPALQARQLNRQAAGIEKKRIQTGFYQKLAAALPGEPQAKPFFKLLVDDGYPDARIAPLNTLISRYKFLLNKPSKLTSIINERPAGAAALRQELSSFLSKTRGMQVTPDHILTTRGAQGAIYMAAQMIVKPGSKVIVGSLSYAMANKVFEHLGAKLIKVGVDEQGIDVDAIESICKISPPDLLYIIPHHHHPTTVTLSAERRVRLLNIIETYQLPLIEDDYDYDFHYENNPVLPLASTNPQGLILYIGSVSKTLALTVRSGYLVADPGFVMQAGKLKALMEIRGDLLMEEAIAYLFQTGDMQRHIARSVKLYKERRDIFCELLTHDLPHMLHFRKPAGGMAVWSEFLAGFPLPRIAAQLAKDHIYMSDGSNYNQGDPSVNGVRLGFASMNESEMKSLVHALRKAGGL, encoded by the coding sequence ATGACAGTCCAGACTTTACCATTTTATACCATCATTAAAATCAATAAGAGCTCATCTGTTCCCGTATTTCAGCAATTAGCTAACGGAGTGGAGCAGCTCATTATAACTGGCACAATTAAACCAGGCTACAGGCTACCATCGGGTAGAGAGATGGCCCGTATCATGAAGCTGAATCGCAGTACTGTTGTTGCGGCCTACGGGGAGCTGAATGCCCGTGGATGGATTGATATTGCGTTGCGAAAAGGAGTAAGGGTGGTTGAGCAGTTGCCGGCTTTGCAGGCCCGGCAATTGAACCGGCAGGCGGCCGGTATAGAGAAGAAAAGAATACAGACCGGTTTTTACCAAAAGCTGGCTGCTGCGTTGCCTGGAGAGCCCCAGGCAAAGCCCTTTTTTAAGCTGCTGGTTGATGACGGCTACCCGGATGCCCGTATAGCGCCCTTAAATACATTAATAAGCAGGTATAAGTTTTTATTGAATAAACCATCAAAACTCACCTCTATTATCAACGAGCGGCCGGCAGGCGCTGCAGCCTTGCGGCAGGAGCTGTCATCGTTTTTGTCAAAAACACGGGGCATGCAGGTGACTCCCGACCATATACTGACCACAAGAGGTGCACAGGGTGCTATATATATGGCCGCGCAAATGATTGTAAAACCCGGAAGTAAAGTGATCGTTGGCTCCTTAAGCTATGCAATGGCCAACAAAGTGTTTGAGCACCTGGGAGCCAAATTGATCAAAGTGGGTGTTGATGAGCAGGGTATAGATGTAGACGCTATTGAATCGATATGTAAGATATCCCCGCCGGATTTACTTTATATTATTCCACATCATCATCATCCTACTACTGTTACTTTAAGTGCGGAGCGAAGAGTACGTTTACTGAACATTATTGAAACCTACCAGCTACCACTTATTGAGGATGACTATGACTACGATTTTCATTATGAAAACAACCCGGTACTACCCTTAGCCAGTACCAATCCCCAGGGTTTGATTCTTTATATCGGGTCGGTCAGCAAAACACTGGCCCTGACAGTTCGGTCGGGTTATTTGGTAGCAGATCCCGGGTTTGTAATGCAGGCTGGTAAATTGAAAGCGTTGATGGAGATCAGGGGAGACCTGTTGATGGAAGAAGCCATTGCTTATCTTTTTCAAACCGGGGACATGCAGCGTCATATTGCCCGGTCAGTAAAGCTATACAAGGAGCGGAGGGATATTTTTTGCGAATTATTGACGCATGACCTGCCACATATGCTTCATTTCAGGAAACCAGCGGGAGGCATGGCGGTATGGTCCGAGTTTCTGGCCGGCTTTCCACTTCCCCGCATAGCTGCCCAACTGGCCAAAGATCATATCTACATGAGTGATGGGAGCAACTATAACCAGGGCGATCCTTCGGTAAACGGGGTTCGGTTGGGTTTTGCTTCGATGAATGAATCAGAAATGAAAAGCCTGGTGCACGCATTGCGCAAAGCTGGCGGTTTATAG